A section of the Salvelinus fontinalis isolate EN_2023a chromosome 33, ASM2944872v1, whole genome shotgun sequence genome encodes:
- the si:ch1073-83n3.2 gene encoding uncharacterized protein si:ch1073-83n3.2 codes for MSTGGVHRGFLRKYGGFKLFKQWKERYLVLTVEGSLRVCRDTESPPDQVVALQWNCEAIVEGREILDLPRLPPGGRRDCCFALILPQEKFLLLLADSPEDCSLWLKLIRKVREGVMSTLVLQRQQSLTPSLTAHITDRDPQPDTPTDRDTASPRATLSTSTPTATPTGTPTVTPTTTPSASRAGSFRDNSLGGGHRQSVRSVRSVASVAPPHRTSDCLRHGNSSDARAVRAVCLLMGGAAASSALGYLQSCSPSSPLTSRASGLQELGPLGHGGGAGSFSEMGGGSGGSFHCSQDVDNPPQFNSFDFEGGDSDFDAFDCGGFAF; via the exons ATGTCTACAGGAGGAGTACACCGTGGCTTCCTCAGAAAATATG GTGGTTTCAAGCTGTTTAAGCAGTGGAAAGAGCGCTACCTGGTGCTGACAGTAGAAGGCAGTCTGAGGGTGTGTCGCGACACAGAGAGTCCTCCTGACCAGGTGGTGGCACTGCAGTGGAACTGTGAGGCCATCGTAGAGGGCAGGGAGATCCTGGACCTACCCCGGCTTCCCCCAGGGGGAAGGAGAGACTGCTGCTTCGCCCTCATCCTGCCCCAGGAAAAGTTCCTGTTACTACTGGCTGACAGCCCAGAGGACTGCAG TCTCTGGCTGAAGTTGATCAGGAAAGTGAGAGAG ggtgTGATGTCAACGCTCGTCCTGCAGAGACAGCAGAGTCTGACCCCGAGCCTCACCGCCCACATCACAGACAGAGACCCCCAACCTGACACTCCCACCGACAGGGACACCGCCTCGCCACGGGCGACACTGAGCACCTCGACCCCCACCGCCACCCCGACTGGTACCCCGACCGTCACCCCCACCACGACGCCCTCAGCCTCCCGGGCCGGGTCCTTCAGAGACAACAGTCTGG ggGGCGGCCACAGACAGTCAGTGCGGTCCGTGCGTAGCGTGGCATCAGTAGCTCCACCCCACCGTACGTCAGACTGTCTTCGCCACGGTAACAGCAGCGACGCGCGGGCGGTGAGGGCGGTGTGTCTGCTGATGGGAGGGGCAGCAGCCTCCTCCGCCCTGGGCTACCTCCAGTcttgctctccctcctcccctctgacCTCCAGAGCCTCCGGCTTGCAGGAGCTGGGCCCGCTGGGCCACGGTGGCGGGGCGGGGAGCTTCTCAGAGATGGGAGGAGGGTCGGGTGGGTCCTTCCATTGTAGTCAGGACGTAGACAACCCCCCACAATTCAACAGTTTCGACTTCGAGGGAGGAGACTCCGACTTTGATGCCTTTGATTGCGGAGGGTTCGCTTTTTAG